A genomic region of Janthinobacterium lividum contains the following coding sequences:
- a CDS encoding GNAT family N-acetyltransferase — protein sequence MALSLRFPLLQRLADSLRQLSWRDSAWLAVARLLARMPGGRCALYRYQFVAQAVAPGSLCGGRGQSITVTPCLAEADLPPGPERRPGALGERYRQGAQCLVARNKSGMAGWIWLLRHGCQEDEVRARYALASQQSSWDLDVWVHPEQRGGLVFARLWEEANAVLYAQGVRWSCSRISRFNRASLGAHARLGTHALGTATFIRCGRWQAMAASLPPYLHLSRRPGDIPCLAFDTSSLPHYPSLELTCRILKQ from the coding sequence ATGGCCCTGTCCCTGCGATTTCCCCTGCTGCAACGGCTAGCCGACAGCCTTCGCCAGCTGAGCTGGCGCGACAGCGCCTGGCTGGCCGTGGCCCGGCTGCTGGCCCGCATGCCGGGCGGGCGCTGCGCGCTATATCGTTATCAATTCGTCGCGCAAGCCGTGGCGCCCGGTTCGCTGTGCGGCGGGCGCGGCCAGTCGATCACGGTGACGCCCTGCCTGGCGGAAGCGGACTTGCCCCCCGGTCCCGAGCGCCGGCCCGGCGCGCTGGGCGAACGCTATCGCCAGGGCGCGCAATGCCTGGTGGCGCGGAACAAGAGCGGCATGGCCGGCTGGATCTGGCTGCTGCGCCACGGCTGCCAGGAAGACGAGGTGCGCGCCCGCTATGCGCTGGCGTCGCAGCAGTCGTCGTGGGACCTGGACGTGTGGGTGCATCCGGAACAACGGGGCGGCCTGGTCTTCGCGCGCCTGTGGGAAGAAGCCAACGCCGTGCTGTACGCGCAGGGCGTGCGCTGGTCGTGCAGCCGCATTTCGCGCTTCAACCGCGCCTCGCTGGGCGCCCATGCGCGCCTGGGCACGCACGCGCTTGGCACGGCCACGTTTATCCGCTGCGGCCGCTGGCAAGCCATGGCCGCCAGCCTGCCGCCTTACCTGCATCTGTCGCGCCGCCCCGGCGATATCCCCTGCCTGGCCTTCGATACGTCGTCCCTGCCGCACTACCCTTCCCTGGAGCTGACATGCCGCATCTTGAAGCAGTAA
- a CDS encoding DUF6678 family protein: MAEASLPQADAGGDDIKRKLRGHIARRNLAGAANDCKWNELLAFMRGQPDWAPSYRYGSVTGYVSRWDTEWDYHPPFPFMGVEWLDISLYSEEHVAMLLPRKIIDHGVWIVPELERIGFDFEVRDRVARIWGYLPRSYDDFPPAD; this comes from the coding sequence ATGGCAGAGGCCAGCCTGCCGCAGGCCGACGCCGGCGGCGACGACATCAAGCGCAAGCTGCGCGGCCACATCGCGCGGCGCAACCTGGCTGGCGCCGCCAACGACTGCAAATGGAACGAACTGCTGGCCTTCATGCGCGGGCAGCCCGATTGGGCGCCGTCGTACCGTTACGGCTCCGTCACCGGCTATGTGTCGCGCTGGGATACTGAATGGGATTACCACCCGCCGTTCCCGTTCATGGGCGTGGAGTGGCTGGACATCAGCCTGTATTCGGAAGAACACGTGGCCATGCTGCTGCCCAGGAAGATCATCGACCACGGCGTGTGGATCGTGCCGGAACTGGAACGCATCGGCTTCGATTTTGAAGTGCGCGACCGGGTGGCGCGCATCTGGGGCTATTTGCCCCGTTCCTACGACGACTTTCCTCCCGCCGACTAA
- a CDS encoding hydrolase 2, exosortase A system-associated, whose translation MNRAALDALPLLPFFLPASGGQRYCLLHLPPPGQAARGGILYVHPFAEELNKSRHVAAAQARAFAAAGYSVLQIDLFGCGDSSGDFGEARWDIWHNDLHLACAWMAQRVDGPLTVWGLRLGALLALDFASRPPLPLARLLLWQPELDGRRSIDRFLRLRLATRMLAGTTQEAPGQARAALANGEAVEVAGYLLAPELAQAIDDVSVAALLPAMPVYWLDYHAADQTGPWSPPLLARQWRERGAAVHVASFDDGPFWHSGELLACPQLLYATRKLCRDWLDEERPPP comes from the coding sequence ATGAACCGCGCCGCCCTCGACGCCTTGCCGCTGCTGCCCTTCTTCCTGCCCGCCAGCGGCGGCCAGCGCTACTGCCTGCTGCACCTGCCGCCACCGGGCCAGGCCGCGCGCGGCGGCATCCTCTACGTCCATCCATTCGCCGAAGAGCTCAATAAAAGCCGTCACGTGGCCGCCGCGCAGGCGCGCGCCTTTGCCGCCGCCGGCTACAGCGTGCTGCAGATCGACCTGTTTGGCTGCGGCGACAGCAGCGGCGACTTTGGCGAAGCGCGCTGGGACATCTGGCACAACGACCTGCACCTGGCTTGCGCGTGGATGGCGCAGCGGGTCGACGGCCCCTTGACCGTGTGGGGCTTGCGCCTGGGCGCCCTGCTGGCCCTCGATTTCGCCAGCCGCCCGCCGCTGCCCCTGGCGCGCCTGCTGCTGTGGCAACCGGAACTCGACGGGCGGCGCAGCATCGACCGCTTCCTGCGCCTGCGCCTGGCGACCCGCATGCTGGCCGGGACTACACAGGAAGCGCCGGGCCAGGCGCGCGCCGCGCTGGCGAACGGTGAAGCTGTGGAAGTGGCCGGCTACCTGCTGGCGCCAGAACTGGCGCAGGCCATCGATGACGTCAGCGTAGCCGCGCTGCTGCCCGCCATGCCTGTCTACTGGCTCGATTACCACGCGGCGGACCAAACGGGCCCGTGGTCGCCGCCGCTGTTGGCCCGGCAATGGCGCGAACGCGGCGCCGCCGTGCATGTGGCCAGCTTCGATGACGGCCCGTTCTGGCACAGCGGCGAACTGCTGGCTTGTCCGCAACTGCTGTACGCCACGCGGAAACTGTGCCGCGACTGGCTCGACGAGGAAAGGCCCCCGCCATGA
- a CDS encoding asparagine synthetase B family protein has product MSGLCGWLAMAGGGSAGGSAADGAAQAALASMAAPLSRFDSATRADSLSEVGGVAVAAIDGSRHVYQQDGLQVAIWGRPELDGSADDVACRLAALWLSRGVAACASLSGPFALAILDAFSGSALLAVDRAGIHPLSYASNAQGLFFASSHDALLAHPSVRGALDPQALYHYLFFHMVPGPATVYLGQQRLLPGEYLHVRGGKQCKGSYWQLAFQEPAARTRTRASFASNKQEFLRLLRQAVESGLGADGADTGAFLSGGTDSSTLATIMGQVTGRPARTYSIGFDAPGYDEMAYARLAASHAGSIHHERYVTPNDVLAAIPAMAAIFDQPFGNASAIPAYYCAQMAREDGVTRLLGGDGGDELFGGNERYAHQALLSQYERLPVMLRQAIIEPLLFREQTSKPWRLGDKVRRYIEQASLPLPARLDSYNLLLRHGHRTVLEAGFIDTIDPGMAPGCVNGAYWERQGQGLSQINELLALDMRFTLADNDLFKVRKACELAGVEAAFPFLHDAMVAFAARLAPQDKLDGMRLRPFFKRALAEILPPAIVRKKKHGFGLPFGQWLHSHVPLREFAFDNLTQLRGRGIVRPAFIDDLQGRLLAEHPAYHGTMVWLLLMLEQWLSQHPGALGALAGGFAACATETPAVLDPTA; this is encoded by the coding sequence ATGAGCGGCCTGTGCGGTTGGTTGGCGATGGCGGGCGGGGGGAGTGCCGGCGGCAGCGCAGCCGATGGCGCAGCGCAGGCCGCCTTGGCCAGCATGGCGGCGCCCTTGTCGCGCTTCGATAGCGCGACAAGGGCCGACAGCTTGAGCGAAGTGGGCGGGGTGGCCGTGGCCGCCATCGACGGCAGCCGTCATGTGTACCAGCAAGATGGCTTGCAGGTGGCCATCTGGGGCCGGCCCGAACTCGACGGCTCGGCGGACGACGTGGCATGCCGCCTCGCTGCCCTGTGGCTGAGCCGGGGCGTGGCGGCCTGCGCCAGCCTGTCGGGGCCATTTGCCCTGGCCATCCTCGACGCCTTTTCCGGCTCGGCCCTGCTGGCAGTGGACCGCGCCGGCATCCACCCCCTCAGCTATGCAAGCAATGCGCAAGGCTTGTTCTTTGCTTCCTCGCATGACGCCTTGCTGGCCCATCCGTCCGTGCGGGGGGCGCTCGATCCGCAAGCCCTGTATCACTATTTGTTCTTCCACATGGTGCCCGGCCCGGCCACGGTCTATCTTGGCCAGCAGCGCTTGTTGCCCGGTGAATACCTGCATGTGCGGGGCGGCAAGCAATGCAAGGGCAGCTACTGGCAACTGGCCTTCCAGGAGCCGGCTGCGCGCACGCGCACGCGGGCCAGCTTTGCCAGCAACAAGCAGGAATTCCTGCGCCTGCTGCGCCAGGCCGTGGAAAGCGGCCTGGGTGCGGATGGGGCGGACACGGGCGCGTTTCTCAGCGGCGGCACGGACAGCTCCACCCTGGCCACCATCATGGGCCAGGTGACGGGCCGGCCCGCGCGCACGTATTCCATCGGCTTTGACGCGCCCGGCTATGATGAAATGGCGTATGCGCGCCTGGCCGCCAGCCATGCGGGCAGCATCCACCACGAACGCTACGTGACGCCAAACGACGTGCTGGCCGCGATTCCCGCCATGGCGGCCATTTTCGACCAGCCTTTCGGCAATGCCTCGGCCATTCCCGCCTACTATTGCGCGCAGATGGCGCGCGAGGATGGCGTGACGCGCCTGCTGGGCGGCGACGGCGGCGATGAATTGTTTGGTGGCAATGAGCGCTATGCGCACCAGGCCTTGCTGTCGCAGTACGAGCGCTTGCCCGTCATGTTGCGCCAAGCCATCATCGAGCCGCTGCTGTTTCGCGAACAGACAAGCAAACCGTGGCGGCTGGGCGACAAGGTGCGCCGCTACATCGAACAGGCGAGCCTGCCGCTGCCTGCCCGCCTCGACAGCTACAACCTGCTGCTGCGCCATGGCCACCGCACGGTGCTGGAAGCGGGTTTTATCGACACCATCGACCCGGGCATGGCGCCCGGCTGCGTGAATGGCGCGTATTGGGAACGCCAAGGGCAGGGCTTGAGCCAGATCAATGAGTTGCTGGCGCTGGACATGCGGTTTACCCTGGCCGACAACGACCTGTTCAAGGTGCGCAAGGCGTGCGAACTGGCCGGCGTGGAAGCGGCGTTTCCCTTCCTGCACGATGCGATGGTGGCGTTCGCTGCGCGCCTGGCGCCGCAGGATAAGCTCGACGGCATGCGGCTGCGGCCTTTCTTCAAGCGGGCGCTGGCGGAAATCCTGCCGCCGGCCATCGTGCGCAAGAAAAAGCACGGCTTCGGCTTGCCTTTCGGCCAGTGGCTGCACAGCCACGTGCCGCTGCGCGAGTTTGCCTTCGACAATCTGACCCAGCTGCGCGGACGCGGCATCGTGCGGCCCGCCTTCATTGACGATCTGCAAGGGCGCTTGCTGGCGGAACACCCTGCCTATCACGGCACCATGGTGTGGCTGCTGCTGATGCTGGAACAGTGGCTCAGCCAGCATCCGGGCGCACTGGGTGCGCTTGCCGGCGGTTTTGCCGCATGCGCCACAGAAACGCCAGCCGTCCTCGATCCCACGGCGTAA
- a CDS encoding glycosyltransferase: MLALKPSAARPNAARPKRVLMVAYHFPPLAGGSGILRTLGFARHLPDCGWQPLVLSPAPFAYTQRGDSQLAQIGAQATVRRTLALDAARHLAIAGRYPRCLALPDRWSSWWLSAVPAGLRMIREYRPDAIWSTYPIATAHLIALTLQKLSGLPWIADQRDPMLDDSDPLAPYPPEPRLHRMHAWIEQRIAARSAAIVCTTPGAIAAHQRRLAQVGRERFCLIENGHDDDEGAAPPDGPRGQRSRFLLLHSGVIYPSERDPQALFEALARLRHDGVLHARNFQLVLRATGHDAWLAGLLAKYGILDLVSLEPLQPHGAALQEMLAADGLLLLQAANCNGQIPAKLYEYLRCRRPILALTDLAGDSAAKLRHCGIDTIGQLASSSDCARALLRFLELARQGRAPLASPAAIALQSRQARSNALADLLDQVSHRSPT; encoded by the coding sequence ATGCTAGCGCTCAAGCCGAGCGCGGCCCGACCGAACGCAGCCCGACCAAAACGGGTGCTGATGGTCGCCTACCATTTTCCGCCGCTGGCCGGCGGCAGCGGCATCCTGCGCACCCTGGGCTTTGCGCGCCATCTGCCCGACTGCGGCTGGCAGCCGCTCGTGCTCAGTCCCGCGCCGTTCGCGTATACGCAGCGGGGCGACTCGCAGCTGGCGCAGATCGGCGCGCAAGCCACCGTGCGGCGCACCCTGGCGCTGGACGCGGCGCGCCACTTGGCCATCGCCGGGCGCTACCCGCGCTGCCTGGCGCTGCCCGACCGCTGGAGTTCCTGGTGGCTGAGCGCCGTGCCGGCCGGCCTGCGCATGATCCGCGAGTACCGCCCCGATGCCATCTGGTCGACGTATCCGATCGCCACGGCGCACCTGATCGCGCTGACCCTGCAAAAACTCAGCGGCCTGCCATGGATCGCCGACCAGCGCGACCCGATGCTCGATGACAGCGACCCGCTGGCGCCGTATCCGCCCGAACCGCGCCTGCACCGCATGCATGCGTGGATCGAACAGCGCATCGCGGCGCGCAGCGCGGCCATCGTCTGCACCACGCCGGGCGCCATCGCGGCGCACCAGCGGCGCCTGGCACAGGTGGGGCGCGAGCGCTTCTGCCTGATCGAAAATGGCCACGACGATGACGAGGGCGCCGCGCCGCCGGACGGGCCGCGCGGCCAGCGCAGCCGCTTCCTGCTGCTGCACAGCGGCGTGATCTACCCGTCCGAGCGCGATCCGCAAGCGCTGTTCGAAGCCCTGGCGCGGCTGCGCCACGACGGCGTGCTGCATGCCCGCAATTTCCAGCTGGTGCTGCGCGCCACGGGCCACGATGCGTGGCTGGCGGGATTGCTGGCGAAATACGGCATCCTCGACCTGGTCAGCCTGGAACCGTTGCAGCCGCATGGCGCGGCGCTGCAGGAAATGCTGGCCGCCGACGGCCTGCTGCTGCTGCAGGCGGCCAACTGCAACGGGCAGATTCCCGCCAAGCTGTATGAATACCTGCGCTGCCGCCGGCCCATCCTGGCGCTGACCGACCTGGCGGGCGACAGCGCGGCCAAGCTGCGCCACTGCGGCATCGACACCATCGGCCAGCTGGCATCGAGCAGCGACTGCGCGCGCGCCCTGCTGCGCTTCCTGGAACTGGCGCGCCAGGGGCGCGCGCCGCTGGCCAGCCCCGCCGCCATCGCCCTGCAATCGCGGCAAGCCCGCAGCAATGCCCTGGCCGATTTGCTGGACCAGGTCAGTCACAGGAGCCCGACATGA
- a CDS encoding hydrolase 1, exosortase A system-associated → MKRDDGLQRPAAHAVRELALRFRSTAEDSEAQARLAGILSLPGVPGQRGVLIVTGGPQYRAGSHRQFVLLARALAAQGWPVLRFDLRGMGDSEGSARDYRAAGPDIAGALAQFFDAVPALREVALWGLCDGATAAACHAPHDARVKALVLLNPWVRSSAGLARATLRHYYLPRLLQGGFWRKLASGGLRLGASLASLRQVAAAMQEPATPEDDAPAPALLRALAQFQGKVLLILSGDDLGAREWQALLDGDPAWRAVAARPQWTQAQVDGANHTFASAAWRGEVEQLCARWLQSC, encoded by the coding sequence ATGAAGCGCGACGACGGCCTGCAGCGCCCCGCGGCGCACGCCGTGCGCGAGCTGGCCCTGCGCTTTCGCAGCACAGCTGAAGACAGCGAGGCGCAGGCGCGCCTGGCCGGCATCCTCAGCCTGCCAGGCGTGCCGGGCCAGCGCGGCGTATTGATCGTCACGGGCGGGCCGCAGTACCGCGCCGGCAGCCACCGCCAGTTCGTCTTGCTGGCCCGCGCCCTGGCAGCGCAAGGCTGGCCCGTGCTGCGTTTCGACTTGCGCGGCATGGGCGACAGCGAGGGCAGCGCGCGCGATTACCGCGCCGCCGGTCCCGACATCGCCGGTGCACTGGCACAATTCTTCGATGCCGTGCCGGCCTTGCGCGAAGTGGCGCTGTGGGGCTTGTGCGACGGCGCCACGGCCGCCGCCTGCCATGCGCCACATGACGCGCGCGTCAAAGCGCTGGTCCTGCTCAACCCGTGGGTGCGCAGCAGCGCCGGCCTGGCGCGCGCCACCCTGCGCCACTATTATCTGCCACGCCTGCTGCAAGGCGGTTTCTGGCGCAAGCTGGCCAGCGGCGGACTGCGACTGGGCGCCAGCCTGGCCTCGCTGCGGCAGGTGGCCGCCGCCATGCAAGAACCGGCAACGCCGGAAGACGACGCGCCCGCGCCAGCCCTGCTGCGGGCGCTGGCGCAATTCCAGGGCAAGGTACTGCTGATCCTCAGCGGCGACGACCTGGGCGCGCGCGAGTGGCAAGCCCTGCTCGATGGCGATCCTGCCTGGCGCGCCGTGGCCGCCCGCCCGCAATGGACGCAGGCGCAGGTCGATGGCGCCAACCATACGTTCGCCAGCGCCGCCTGGCGCGGCGAAGTGGAGCAGCTGTGCGCGCGGTGGCTGCAGTCATGCTAG
- a CDS encoding acyl-CoA ligase (AMP-forming), exosortase A system-associated, translating to MATLIHDLIFETAQRAPHAPALSWQGEEIGYAALAQSVREAAGSLLTLGLQRGARVAVYLEKRPENVSAMFGTAAAGGVFVPVNPLLKPDQVAYILADCNVTILVTSRERLAQLGPALAACPDLRTVLLTGEGHAESSLDKVRVLPWTAVPTNVPASGAPVPKPHAAIDIDMAAILYTSGSTGRPKGVVLSHRNMLAGALSVSGYLRNAPEDRILCVLPLSFDYGLSQLTTAFASGACAVLMNYLLLRDIVEAVEQEAITGLAAVPPLWVQLSQLSWPLSTPLRYITNSGGVMQRATLDKLRQSLPRTQVYLMYGLTEAFRSTYLAPEQLERRPDSIGQAIPNAEVLVLRPDGSVCDADEPGELVHRGALVALGYWNDAARTAERFKPLPPQASGLVLPELAVWSGDTVRRDADGYLYFVGRSDDMIKTSGYRVSPAEIEEVAYASGLVGEAAALGLPHAVLGQAIALLVTPAPGVELLRDSVLAACRARLPSYMVPLWVEIRNGVLPRNPNGKIDRPLLARELARAYAVQTGDAA from the coding sequence ATGGCGACACTGATACACGATCTGATCTTCGAAACGGCGCAGCGCGCCCCCCACGCGCCGGCCCTGTCGTGGCAGGGCGAGGAAATAGGCTATGCCGCGCTGGCGCAGTCCGTGCGCGAGGCGGCCGGCAGTTTGCTGACCCTGGGCTTGCAGCGTGGCGCGCGCGTGGCCGTGTACCTGGAAAAACGCCCGGAAAACGTCAGCGCCATGTTCGGTACTGCGGCCGCCGGCGGCGTCTTCGTGCCCGTCAATCCGCTGCTCAAGCCGGACCAGGTGGCCTACATCCTGGCCGATTGCAATGTGACCATCCTCGTCACGTCGCGCGAACGCCTGGCGCAGCTGGGTCCGGCGCTGGCCGCCTGTCCGGACTTGCGGACGGTGCTGCTGACGGGCGAAGGGCATGCGGAGTCCAGCCTGGACAAGGTCCGCGTGCTGCCGTGGACTGCGGTGCCCACCAATGTGCCCGCCTCTGGTGCGCCCGTACCCAAGCCGCATGCGGCGATCGACATCGATATGGCCGCCATTTTATATACCTCCGGCAGCACGGGGCGGCCGAAAGGCGTGGTGCTGTCGCACCGCAACATGCTGGCGGGCGCGCTCAGCGTGTCGGGCTACCTGCGCAACGCGCCGGAGGACCGCATTTTATGCGTCCTGCCGCTCAGTTTTGACTATGGCTTGAGCCAGCTGACGACGGCGTTTGCCAGCGGCGCCTGCGCCGTGCTGATGAATTATCTGCTGCTGCGCGATATCGTCGAAGCCGTGGAGCAGGAAGCCATCACGGGCCTGGCCGCCGTGCCGCCCCTGTGGGTGCAGCTGTCGCAGCTGAGCTGGCCATTGTCCACGCCCTTGCGCTACATCACCAATTCGGGCGGCGTGATGCAGCGCGCCACGCTCGACAAGCTGCGCCAGTCGCTGCCGCGCACGCAGGTCTACCTGATGTATGGCTTGACGGAAGCGTTCCGCTCGACCTACCTGGCGCCGGAACAGCTGGAGCGGCGCCCCGATTCCATCGGGCAAGCGATTCCCAACGCGGAAGTGCTGGTGCTGCGTCCGGATGGCAGCGTGTGCGACGCGGACGAGCCGGGAGAACTGGTGCACCGCGGCGCGCTGGTGGCGCTCGGCTACTGGAACGATGCGGCGCGCACGGCCGAACGCTTCAAGCCGCTGCCGCCGCAGGCCAGCGGCCTGGTGCTGCCGGAACTGGCCGTCTGGTCGGGCGACACGGTGCGCCGCGATGCGGATGGCTATCTGTATTTCGTGGGCCGCAGCGATGACATGATCAAGACGTCCGGCTACCGGGTCAGCCCGGCCGAGATCGAGGAAGTGGCGTATGCAAGCGGGCTGGTGGGCGAAGCGGCCGCGCTGGGCTTGCCCCACGCCGTGCTGGGCCAGGCCATTGCCTTGCTCGTCACGCCCGCGCCCGGTGTGGAATTGCTGCGCGACAGCGTGCTGGCGGCCTGCCGCGCTCGCTTGCCCAGCTATATGGTGCCGCTGTGGGTGGAAATCCGCAACGGCGTGCTGCCGCGCAATCCGAACGGCAAGATCGACCGTCCCTTGCTGGCCAGGGAACTGGCACGCGCGTATGCGGTCCAAACAGGAGATGCCGCATGA
- a CDS encoding ABC transporter permease, translating into MKHPLLACALAACCAGAGAADCPPYFKHTPGGDYTSADDRAGLSVVEKFHFSRAVETLAQGLTGSLGADISYTLEHFPNHHRALASMAKLGLRLKSAQPPGARYTVSCYFERAIAFAPHDVTARMVYGSYLLSTGQDATALEQLDAASRLAPEQATIQYNLGLMYVKKKEYEKASVHAQKAYALGFPLPGLKNKLKAAGKWSEPPPAVMEAKETPPEPAVPPVEQPSGE; encoded by the coding sequence ATGAAGCATCCCTTGTTAGCCTGCGCCCTCGCCGCCTGCTGCGCCGGCGCCGGCGCCGCCGATTGTCCGCCCTACTTCAAGCATACGCCGGGCGGCGACTATACGAGCGCGGACGACCGCGCCGGCCTGTCCGTGGTCGAAAAGTTCCATTTTTCGCGGGCAGTGGAAACGCTCGCGCAGGGCCTGACGGGCAGCCTGGGCGCCGACATCAGCTACACATTGGAGCACTTCCCGAATCACCACCGGGCGCTGGCCTCGATGGCCAAGCTGGGCTTGCGCCTGAAAAGCGCGCAGCCGCCCGGCGCCCGCTACACGGTCAGCTGCTATTTTGAGCGGGCGATCGCCTTCGCGCCGCACGACGTGACGGCGCGCATGGTGTATGGCAGCTATTTGCTCTCCACGGGCCAGGACGCGACGGCGCTGGAACAGCTGGACGCGGCCAGCCGCCTGGCACCCGAGCAGGCCACCATCCAGTACAACCTGGGCCTGATGTATGTGAAGAAGAAGGAATACGAGAAGGCCAGCGTGCACGCGCAAAAAGCCTATGCCCTGGGGTTTCCCCTGCCGGGCCTGAAGAACAAGCTGAAGGCGGCGGGCAAGTGGAGCGAGCCGCCGCCGGCCGTCATGGAAGCGAAGGAAACACCACCAGAACCGGCCGTGCCGCCCGTCGAACAGCCTAGCGGGGAATGA
- a CDS encoding pyridoxal-dependent decarboxylase, exosortase A system-associated, producing MKDLIHSNNTELPPHPPLRQFAVENDMLLVGGMPLRRLAQRVGSTPFYAYERAHIARRVAQLRAALPAGVHVHYAMKANPMPAVVQWLAGLVDGIDVASGGELATALDTPMPAERISFAGPGKSDAELARAVAAGVLINVESGAQLERVALASERLGVTARVAVRVNPDFALRRTGMRMGGGAQPFGVDAALVPALLGRIGQLGLDFHGFHLYAGSQSLSATALAEAQALSVQLALQLADSAPSPLRTLNIGGGFGIPYFPGDQALDLAPVAAGLQRQLAILAQAAPGARLNLELGRYLVAEAGVYVCKVIERKVSHGQVFLVTDGGLHHHLAASGNFGQLIRKNYPVAIGNRLQGGAREVASVVGPLCTPLDLLADQMEMARAEEGDLVVVFQSGAYGLTASPTAFLGHPLPAEVLV from the coding sequence ATGAAGGACTTGATTCACTCGAACAATACGGAATTGCCGCCGCACCCACCGCTGCGCCAGTTTGCGGTGGAAAACGACATGCTGCTGGTCGGCGGCATGCCCCTGCGCCGGCTGGCCCAGCGGGTGGGCAGCACGCCGTTCTACGCTTATGAGCGGGCGCACATCGCGCGGCGCGTGGCGCAATTGCGCGCCGCCTTGCCCGCTGGTGTGCACGTGCATTACGCCATGAAGGCCAACCCCATGCCGGCCGTGGTGCAGTGGCTGGCGGGCCTGGTCGACGGCATTGACGTGGCGTCCGGCGGCGAACTGGCCACCGCGCTCGATACGCCCATGCCGGCCGAACGCATCAGTTTTGCGGGGCCGGGCAAGAGCGACGCAGAACTGGCGCGGGCCGTGGCGGCTGGCGTGCTGATCAACGTGGAGTCTGGCGCCCAGCTGGAAAGGGTGGCGCTGGCCAGTGAACGGCTGGGCGTGACGGCCAGGGTGGCCGTGCGCGTGAATCCCGATTTCGCCTTGCGCCGCACGGGCATGCGCATGGGTGGCGGCGCGCAGCCGTTTGGCGTCGATGCGGCCCTCGTGCCGGCATTGCTGGGCCGCATCGGCCAGCTGGGGCTTGATTTTCACGGCTTTCACCTGTATGCAGGTTCGCAAAGCCTGTCGGCGACGGCCCTGGCCGAAGCGCAGGCCCTGAGCGTGCAGCTGGCCCTGCAACTGGCCGACAGCGCGCCATCGCCCTTGCGCACCCTGAATATCGGCGGCGGCTTCGGCATACCGTATTTTCCCGGCGACCAGGCGCTCGACCTGGCGCCCGTGGCCGCAGGCTTGCAGCGGCAGCTCGCCATCCTGGCCCAGGCGGCACCGGGCGCGCGCCTGAACCTGGAACTGGGCCGCTATCTGGTGGCCGAGGCGGGCGTGTATGTGTGCAAGGTGATCGAACGCAAGGTATCGCATGGACAAGTGTTTCTGGTGACGGATGGCGGCTTGCACCATCATTTGGCGGCCTCGGGCAATTTTGGCCAGTTGATCCGCAAGAATTACCCGGTCGCCATCGGCAACCGGCTGCAGGGCGGGGCGCGCGAAGTGGCATCCGTCGTGGGACCGTTGTGCACGCCGCTGGACTTGCTGGCCGACCAGATGGAGATGGCGCGCGCTGAAGAGGGCGACCTGGTAGTGGTGTTCCAGTCGGGCGCGTATGGCTTGACGGCCAGTCCGACGGCCTTTCTCGGCCATCCGCTGCCGGCCGAGGTACTCGTATGA
- a CDS encoding acyl carrier protein: MPHLEAVKHILDTTLGLNGRVLEAHTPLLGSVPELDSMAVIGVIAALEDHFGISVADDDIHARHFATVGTLHDFVFAKLRP; this comes from the coding sequence ATGCCGCATCTTGAAGCAGTAAAGCACATCCTCGACACCACCCTGGGCTTGAACGGGCGCGTGCTGGAGGCCCACACGCCGCTCCTGGGCAGCGTGCCGGAACTCGACTCGATGGCCGTGATCGGCGTGATCGCCGCGCTGGAAGACCATTTCGGCATCAGCGTCGCCGACGACGATATCCACGCGCGCCACTTCGCCACCGTGGGCACCCTGCATGATTTCGTGTTTGCAAAGCTGCGACCATGA